AAAGCGCGACGATTATGTTTGGCGGCCACTGCATAAATACCTGCTGCTTCCATTTCCACTGCTAAAACGCCATAACGTGCTAATTTTGCTTTATCCATTTCCTCATTATAGAAACGGTCGCTAGATAACACATTACCAACGTGAATTCCTTCAACACCAGCATCTTTAGCAATATGATACGCTGTATCTAAGACATCAAATGATGCGATGGCTGAATAATGTACTTGCCCATCAAAAATATTGCGCAAAGCACTGGAATCTGTAGTGGCGCCCATACCAAAGACAATATCACGTACTTTCACTTCTTCTTTCATACCTCCAGCTGACCCAATACGAATAATCGTATCCACATCAAACTCTTGGTATAATTCTTCTGCATAAATCATCGCAGACGGAATCCCCATCCCAGAACCTTGAACTGAAATACGAACGCCTTTATACGTTCCAGTAAAACCAAACATATTGCGAACCGAATTATATTGAACAACATCTTCTAAAAATGTTTCAGCAATAAATTTTGCACGCAATGGATCTCCTGGAAATAAAACTACTTTCGCAATATCACCTTTATTTGCATTAATATGTACACTCATGTTAAAACTCCTTTAATTCACCAATCTATAAGATTTTTTACAAATTCATTTTTCAATAAAGATAATCGCAACAAAAATCTCATTACGATTATCATACCATAGTAAGTGGCAAAAAGTC
The genomic region above belongs to Aerococcaceae bacterium zg-1292 and contains:
- the deoD gene encoding purine-nucleoside phosphorylase, yielding MSVHINANKGDIAKVVLFPGDPLRAKFIAETFLEDVVQYNSVRNMFGFTGTYKGVRISVQGSGMGIPSAMIYAEELYQEFDVDTIIRIGSAGGMKEEVKVRDIVFGMGATTDSSALRNIFDGQVHYSAIASFDVLDTAYHIAKDAGVEGIHVGNVLSSDRFYNEEMDKAKLARYGVLAVEMEAAGIYAVAAKHNRRALAMCTISDHLITGEETTAQEREQTFTQMMEIALETAVQLQK